A window of Streptomyces broussonetiae genomic DNA:
GGCTGCGCGCCACCGCGCTCCTCGCACCACACAACCGCAACCCCGGCAGCGGCCCGAACGCCTTCCAGATCAACAAGACGGCGGCGGCCGTGGGTGTCACTCCCCAGCTGGTCGGCACCGACTGGCGGCTGGAGATCCATGGCCGCGGCCCGGGTCTGGTCCTCACCCGTGAGCAGCTCCTGGCGATGCTCCAGCACACCGCCGCACTGCCGATCGCCTGCGTGGAGGGATGGTCCACCGAGGACCAGCACTGGAGCGGCCTACGACTGGCCGACCTCGCCGCCCTGGCCGGGATGCCCGACGCCGGAAGTGTTCTGGTCGAGTCCGTCCAACCGCCGGGCCCCTTCACCAGAGTGGTGCTGCGGGGCAACCAGATCCGCGATCCCCGGTCGTTGCTCGCCCTCCGGGTCAACGGCGCGGACCTTTCGCTCGACCACGGCTACCCGGCCCGAGTCATCGTTCCGGCCAACCCCGGCGTGAACAACACCAAGTGGGTCGGCCGACTCACCTTCAGGGCGTGACCATGGCACGATTCGTCCGCTGGTACGGCTCCGGCCCCCTGCATCTACTGGTCCTGATCGCCTCGTTCGCCCTCACCGGCTACGCCATGGTGCGCCTGTTCGCCGTTCAGCCGCTCGCGGTGGCGCTCTGGTTCGTCGGAGCAGCGATCCTCCACGACCTGATCCTGCTGCCCCTCTACTCGCTGGCCGATCTGTCGGCCCTCTCCGTGCTGCGCCACCGCTCTGCCGGCGGGCGGACAGTCCCGTGGATCAATCACCTGCGCGTCCCCGCCTTCCTGTCGGGTCTGCTCCTGCTGGTCTGGTTCCCCCTCGTCTTCCGCATGGCGGCCCGATACAGCGGAGACACCGGCCTGTCCGACACGGTCTACCTCGGTCGGTGGCTGGCCATCACCGGTGCGCTCTTCGCCGCCTCGGCAGCGGCCTTCGCGCTCAGACTGCGCCGCGCCCGGCGGGCCGGCCGAGGCGACGAAAGCCGACCGGTCACGGACCATGGCTCCACACCATGACAACCGACGAGGGCGAGCAGTACGGCGCGGAGGAGGATCCTTATGCGCTGGTTCTGCGTCCGGCCTGGGCTCCGGTGTTCCTGCGGTTGGCGAACGGTCGCCGGATCCGGATGCCGGTGCGCCGCTGGCATGAACCACCCACGGCGGACGACGAGACCGTGCTGGAGCGGTGTGTCGGCCCCGTTCTCGATGTCGGTTGCGGACCGGGGCGGTTGTGCAGGGAACTTCTGAGCCGGGGCGTCTTCGCCCTGGGAGTGGACATCGCGCCCCGCGCGGTCGCGCTGACCTGCGCCCAAGGCGGACTGGCACTGTGCCGGTCGGTCTTCGACCGGCTGCCGGCCGAGAGGGCCTGGCAGACGATTCTGCTCATCGACGGCAACATCGGTATCGGAGGTGATCCTTACGGCCTGCTGCGCCGCTGTGGCGGGCTCCTGGCCCCGACTGGACGCCTCGTCATCGAGGCCGAGCCCGAAGACGTCGAAGAGTGCTCGGCCGTTCGGTACGAGGGCCCTCATGGTCGCTGTGGGCCGCCCTTTCCCTGGGCGCGGCTGGGGCTGCGTGCGGTCCACGGGGTCGCTGCGGACCTTGCCTTCAACGTCACCGACCAGTGGACGAGCGGGCACCGCCGCTTCGCCACCCTCATGCACGCGCGGATCGGCATCTGACCCTGTGCGGAGGCGAGCCCCTGACGCCAGGGCGAGAGCGCGGAGGAACGAACTGGAGCCGGGGGCGCCTCTCGACGCGACGTCGAGTCCTTCGACAGCGCGAACTCCCTGCTGCTTCCAAAGGCCGGCGGAGCCACATGGAGGTCGCGGCCGAACTCAGTGAACGATCCCCAATGCTTCCGACGATGACGGGGGACGGATCGCAGGACGTGGTCCGCATGCGGCGCGTGCTCGAGTGGACGAGGGCGGCAGCTTGGCCGGGGATGCCCCGCTGGCCAGGTTCCGATCGTGCTACGGACAGTAGCCATGGCGCATGAGCGGTCGGTCTCCAAGGAAGTGAAGGTGTTCCTGCACGCCGGGTCATCCCGCAGTTGGGGAAGCCGTGGGTGAGGGTTCCGTGGCGGGGCCTGTCGGTACCCCCTCGGTCGACAGCCCGGGGGGCACCGTGAGGGTCACGACGGGCGCGCCCGGCTGCGGCACCGGTGGTGTGACCTGGGCTGCGGGGAGCTTGGGCGGGGTCGTCTCCTGGAAGTTCACCTGGTCGAAGTTGACCAGTCCGGTCTTCTCCATCTGTGTGATGTGGTCCAGGACCACGTCGTTGGCCTGGTCGGCGAGGGCCCGCACGAGAGTGTTCTCCGTGGTGGAGCGGATCTTGGCGATGGTGTTGAAGATCGAACCGTGGGTCATGCGCAGGGTGTTGGCGAAGTCGGTGTCGAACTGCCTGCCCCGGTCGGACTGGAACGTCGCAAGGAAGCCCTGCTGCTGGGGTGTGGGCTGGTTGGGGATGGTGATGTTCAGTTCGGGGGCGATCCTGCGACAGCTGGCGTCGAGCGCGGCGTGCCCGATGACCAGGTGCCGCCCGGCTTCGCGCACGGTCGCTGTCGTCCCCTTCTGCATGGCCAGCTGCCCCGAGGGGCCTTCCCACAGCCCGGCGGAGCGCACG
This region includes:
- a CDS encoding class I SAM-dependent methyltransferase, translated to MTTDEGEQYGAEEDPYALVLRPAWAPVFLRLANGRRIRMPVRRWHEPPTADDETVLERCVGPVLDVGCGPGRLCRELLSRGVFALGVDIAPRAVALTCAQGGLALCRSVFDRLPAERAWQTILLIDGNIGIGGDPYGLLRRCGGLLAPTGRLVIEAEPEDVEECSAVRYEGPHGRCGPPFPWARLGLRAVHGVAADLAFNVTDQWTSGHRRFATLMHARIGI
- a CDS encoding DUF4142 domain-containing protein; translation: MPVSRNAIGTAAVGGSLVLTLAALIYPSMLGIQNTASNQSRIIANTQWGPLTEADRNFVVFVRSAGLWEGPSGQLAMQKGTTATVREAGRHLVIGHAALDASCRRIAPELNITIPNQPTPQQQGFLATFQSDRGRQFDTDFANTLRMTHGSIFNTIAKIRSTTENTLVRALADQANDVVLDHITQMEKTGLVNFDQVNFQETTPPKLPAAQVTPPVPQPGAPVVTLTVPPGLSTEGVPTGPATEPSPTASPTAG